One genomic region from Leptospira tipperaryensis encodes:
- a CDS encoding MlaD family protein, with translation MNLSKHTTILTGVIFFLGFSLGMYMAVVEKAGTIDDYPYTMKIYYPRLEGIHPGAPVRILGVERGIVRSLDVVPIDEVGDQRFLNKDQTKAIEIVIRLKEPITLWDNYKITFQTNTILSGRTIDIDPGSSEKEDTTFFQPTYLEDEQHAPDFLPSADYFEDFFAASTGVIRENREDIRASFTNLYEISEKLKSNRGTIPQMIHSPETYDNIMELLTDARIFGNDARRYTEGYRKLERSAPAPFTINLYRRTTLIGSVGNDYYFGKL, from the coding sequence ATGAATCTCTCAAAGCACACAACGATCCTCACGGGCGTCATTTTCTTCTTAGGATTCTCCCTTGGAATGTATATGGCCGTGGTTGAAAAAGCCGGAACCATAGACGACTATCCTTACACTATGAAGATCTATTATCCTCGTCTGGAAGGAATTCATCCGGGTGCGCCGGTTCGAATTCTGGGAGTCGAGAGGGGAATCGTTCGAAGCCTGGATGTCGTTCCGATCGACGAAGTGGGGGACCAGAGATTCTTAAATAAGGATCAAACAAAAGCGATCGAGATCGTGATTCGACTCAAGGAACCGATCACGCTCTGGGACAATTATAAGATTACGTTTCAGACGAATACGATTCTTTCCGGAAGAACGATCGACATCGATCCGGGTTCTTCGGAGAAGGAAGATACTACATTCTTCCAGCCTACTTATCTCGAAGACGAACAACACGCTCCCGACTTTCTTCCGTCGGCGGATTACTTCGAAGATTTTTTCGCCGCCTCTACGGGAGTGATTCGCGAGAATCGAGAAGACATACGCGCTTCTTTTACAAACCTCTATGAGATTTCTGAGAAATTAAAATCCAATCGTGGAACGATTCCTCAGATGATTCATTCGCCCGAAACTTACGATAATATTATGGAACTCCTTACCGACGCGAGAATTTTTGGAAACGACGCTCGACGTTATACGGAAGGTTATCGTAAATTGGAACGTTCCGCACCCGCTCCCTTTACGATCAATTTGTATCGGAGAACGACTCTTATCGGAAGTGTCGGGAATGATTACTATTTCGGGAAACTCTGA
- a CDS encoding cell division protein FtsQ/DivIB, with product MRHNLIDFLREFVQKRRNILLLALLICILSMGVILGFRFQGIPRELNKLIITGHEKLKTEEIVRMLEIQPGTSFDTLDLDLLEKKLSRYPRVNSARITKKSEDQLLIELTERKASFIVNSDGHLYEIDSEHRVLSKDDVREKDLCVLSGNFPVKNGFIQDASFRDLYNSVEQAFRMYPALKPRISEVLLQEDGEIFFFADEPIQLRIQIGTLLHRDQIRKLYAILAYFEKDKIQSELVDIRGEDAVYH from the coding sequence ATGAGACATAATCTGATTGACTTTCTAAGAGAATTCGTGCAGAAAAGGAGAAACATTCTCCTCTTGGCTCTTCTGATCTGCATTTTGAGCATGGGGGTGATTCTCGGATTTCGTTTTCAAGGAATTCCCCGAGAACTGAATAAGTTAATCATAACGGGGCACGAAAAGCTCAAAACGGAAGAAATCGTCAGAATGCTTGAAATTCAGCCCGGAACCTCCTTCGATACTCTGGACTTGGATCTTCTGGAAAAAAAACTCTCCAGGTATCCGAGAGTCAATTCTGCCCGTATCACAAAAAAGTCGGAAGACCAACTCCTCATCGAACTCACCGAAAGAAAAGCTTCCTTCATCGTAAACTCGGACGGACATCTCTACGAGATCGATTCCGAACACAGAGTTCTCTCTAAAGACGACGTCCGTGAAAAGGACCTCTGCGTTCTTTCCGGAAACTTTCCCGTAAAAAACGGATTTATCCAAGACGCAAGCTTTCGAGATCTTTATAATTCCGTAGAACAGGCTTTTAGAATGTATCCGGCTCTCAAGCCAAGAATCTCCGAAGTTCTTCTTCAAGAAGACGGAGAAATTTTTTTCTTCGCGGACGAACCGATTCAGTTAAGAATTCAGATCGGAACCCTTCTTCACAGGGATCAGATTCGTAAACTCTACGCAATATTAGCATATTTTGAAAAAGATAAGATTCAATCCGAGCTCGTAGATATCAGAGGAGAAGACGCCGTCTATCACTGA
- the ftsA gene encoding cell division protein FtsA: MLEPRDRIIAALDLGTSLTKVVVARPISEYEVEIIGTGAYPSSGVKNGSIINIESTTRSIIEAVSEAELMSGQEITSVAVNITGKTVKADNSKGVVAITNRDRTVAEPDVVRVIEAAQAIRVPADQQILHVLSKEFSVDDQTSIRDPIGMTGVRLEAEVHIVTAGITAIHNLEKCIESSGLHCEVMILSSLASSEAVLTSGEKDLGTAVLDIGAGICDLIIYVDGGISYSSVIPFGGINVTSDISIGLKTTLETAELLKKRYGHTILSEIDPTETIEIPPISGRPARQVLREELVAIIEPRMREIFEMVDKELVKSGKKGLLAGGVILTGGGSLLEGIDTLAEDVFRLTASRARPGGISGLAEKASSPEFSTVIGMIKYADRMTDMDQKSVDRSEGWTKKIRRWIEENL, encoded by the coding sequence ATGCTGGAACCAAGAGATAGAATCATCGCCGCTCTGGATCTCGGGACTTCTTTGACAAAAGTAGTCGTGGCCCGACCTATCTCCGAATACGAAGTCGAAATCATCGGAACCGGAGCCTATCCTTCTTCGGGAGTTAAAAACGGATCCATCATCAATATAGAATCCACGACCCGTTCCATCATCGAAGCCGTGAGCGAAGCTGAACTCATGTCCGGACAAGAGATCACTTCGGTCGCGGTCAATATCACAGGGAAGACCGTCAAAGCCGATAACTCCAAAGGAGTCGTCGCAATCACAAACCGCGATCGAACCGTAGCCGAACCGGACGTGGTACGAGTGATCGAAGCCGCACAAGCGATTCGAGTTCCGGCGGATCAACAGATTCTTCACGTTCTTTCCAAGGAATTTTCCGTGGACGATCAGACGAGTATTCGGGATCCGATCGGAATGACCGGAGTTCGTCTGGAAGCGGAAGTCCATATCGTCACCGCGGGTATAACAGCAATTCATAATTTAGAAAAGTGTATTGAATCTTCGGGACTTCATTGTGAAGTGATGATTCTTTCCAGTCTCGCTTCTTCCGAAGCCGTTTTGACCTCGGGAGAAAAGGATCTCGGAACCGCAGTTCTTGATATCGGCGCGGGAATCTGCGATCTTATCATCTACGTTGACGGAGGAATTTCTTATTCTTCCGTGATTCCTTTTGGAGGAATCAACGTCACGAGCGATATCTCGATCGGTCTCAAAACTACATTAGAAACTGCTGAACTTCTCAAAAAAAGATACGGACATACCATTCTTTCCGAAATCGATCCTACGGAAACGATCGAAATTCCACCGATCAGCGGAAGACCCGCGAGACAGGTTCTCAGAGAAGAATTGGTTGCAATCATAGAACCGAGGATGAGAGAAATTTTTGAGATGGTGGATAAGGAACTCGTAAAGTCCGGTAAAAAAGGACTTCTCGCGGGCGGAGTGATTCTTACGGGAGGAGGAAGTCTTCTCGAAGGAATCGACACCCTCGCAGAAGACGTGTTTCGTCTAACGGCATCCAGAGCCCGACCGGGCGGGATCAGCGGACTCGCAGAAAAAGCCTCCTCGCCCGAATTCTCCACCGTGATCGGAATGATCAAATACGCAGATAGAATGACGGACATGGATCAGAAATCCGTGGACCGATCGGAAGGTTGGACGAAAAAAATCAGACGATGGATCGAAGAGAATCTTTGA
- the ftsZ gene encoding cell division protein FtsZ, producing MIRFEEETKTSPAVIKVFGVGGGGMNAVTRMSNSTLKGVEFAILNTDEQVLLRSPVENKIILGTKITRGMGAGGDPELGYKAAEEDKERIQSVVRGADMVFITAGMGGGTGTGAAPVIAKIAKEMKCLVVGVVTLPFSFEGRRRMELARKGIEQLRSHVDTLILINNDSIFRVVDKSTPIDLAFQVIDDILLNAVRGISDIINNPGLINVDFADVKTIMRDTGDAVMGVGEGSGEGKVKEAVEFAINNSLLDSTSIAGASSLLINVSGGKDLTISDWNEVSGIITSQVDPNANIIIGLHEDESLANKIRVTVIATGFSKRNPSGKLIQNQDLNTRVQENYGFQRKAVGMESPNERKEFPQEDQGESLRPNPGSLRLRSSNAPKSEDYDIPAYLRRNNSPN from the coding sequence ATGATCCGTTTTGAAGAAGAAACAAAAACAAGTCCCGCAGTTATAAAAGTTTTCGGAGTAGGCGGAGGCGGAATGAACGCCGTCACGCGGATGTCCAATTCCACTCTCAAAGGAGTCGAGTTCGCGATTCTCAACACCGACGAACAGGTGTTACTCCGCTCTCCCGTGGAAAATAAAATCATCTTAGGAACCAAGATCACTCGCGGAATGGGCGCGGGCGGCGATCCCGAACTCGGCTACAAGGCCGCGGAAGAAGATAAGGAAAGAATTCAGTCCGTCGTGAGAGGAGCTGATATGGTCTTTATCACAGCGGGAATGGGCGGCGGAACCGGAACAGGCGCGGCTCCGGTGATCGCAAAGATCGCAAAAGAAATGAAATGTCTCGTGGTTGGAGTGGTGACTCTTCCCTTTTCCTTCGAAGGAAGAAGAAGAATGGAACTCGCTCGTAAAGGAATCGAACAACTTCGTTCCCACGTCGATACTCTGATTCTTATCAACAACGATTCTATCTTTCGAGTTGTGGACAAATCCACTCCGATCGATCTCGCCTTTCAGGTGATAGACGATATTCTTCTCAACGCAGTGAGAGGAATCAGCGATATCATCAACAATCCCGGTTTGATCAACGTTGACTTTGCCGACGTAAAGACTATCATGCGCGATACGGGCGACGCCGTTATGGGAGTCGGTGAAGGAAGCGGAGAAGGAAAGGTAAAAGAGGCTGTGGAATTTGCGATCAACAATTCGTTGTTAGACTCTACTTCGATCGCGGGAGCTTCTTCGCTTCTCATCAACGTTTCCGGCGGAAAGGATCTTACGATCTCCGATTGGAACGAAGTTTCAGGAATCATTACTTCTCAAGTCGATCCGAACGCGAACATTATCATCGGCCTTCACGAAGACGAAAGTCTCGCGAACAAAATCCGGGTCACCGTGATCGCGACCGGCTTTAGTAAACGTAATCCTTCCGGTAAACTGATTCAAAATCAGGATCTCAATACAAGAGTTCAGGAGAATTACGGCTTTCAGAGAAAGGCGGTGGGAATGGAATCACCTAACGAGAGAAAGGAGTTCCCACAAGAAGATCAGGGAGAATCGCTTCGACCAAATCCCGGTTCTTTGAGGCTTCGTTCGTCTAACGCACCTAAGTCGGAAGACTACGACATTCCCGCTTATTTAAGAAGAAACAATAGTCCGAATTAG